The DNA segment CAATAATATAAGTCCCGATCTTATTAAACAGGAATATCTTTACTACGGACTGATTACGTTTCTTTTAGGAGCAAGCTCATGGGAATGCTTTAAAATCCTGAAATTTGGCAACGGGTACGAAAGATGGGTGGTTCTTCCACTGATCATCTTTATTTTCTATATTTTTTCTAAAAGATATTTCAGCTTTGATTTTTATTTTGATTTCAGGTTCAGTGAAATTCTGGCTCTGCTTTTAATAGTCATCGCTGTGGTCACTTTATTCAAATATCCTAATGAATTATATTATGACAGCGGAAAACTTATTTTTGCGGTTATTTATGTGGCTTTGCCATTCAGTTTTGCATTAGGCCTTCCTAAATTTTCAAGATTTGATGATAGATTCACACTGGAAGTTTTTTTCCTTTTTGTTTTAATATGGAGCAGTGATACTTTTGCTTATTTAACAGGGAAATTTTTTGGCAAACATAAAATGGCTCCTAAAATTTCTCCTAAAAAAACCTGGGAAGGATATATCGGTGGTGTTGTGCTTACTTTGGTATTATCTTATTTTATCGAATATTATCATTCTGATCTTCGTGGAAACTGGATGGTAGTAGGATTTCTGGTGGCCGCATTCGCTCCTGTAGGAGATCTTGTGGAAAGCCAGCTCAAAAGAAATTTTGGTGTTAAAGACAGCGGAAACATCATTCCGGGACATGGTGGAGTATTAGATCGGCTTGATAGTTTTTTAATCTGCGTTCCTGTCGTATATTTGTACTTTATATTAGAAAAATTTATTTAATCTCATGAAATTACACAGAGAATCGAAAGGAACAATCACCGTTGCCTCCTTATTGTTTATCATTTTGAGTGCATTGGCCATTTATTTCCTTGAAATGTGGTCACTGGTGATCATTCTGCCTTTATTGGTTATTTACAGTCTTGTATTCTGGTTCTTCAGGGTGCCAAACCGTGATATCCTTGATCATAGGGAAAATGTAATTGCTCCGGTAGACGGAAAGGTAGTAATGATAAAAGAAGTGGAAGAAGATGAATTTATAAAAGGAAAAGCAATTCAGGTTTCTATATTTATGTCTCCGCTTAATGTTCATATCTGCAGATATCCGGTTTCAGGAAAAGTAATTTACAAAAAATATCACCCCGGAAAATATCTTGTAGCATGGCATGAGAAGTCTTCTACGGAAAACGAAAGAACTACCGTCGCGGTGGAGAGCCTTACCAATCATCAGGTAGTCTTCCGTCAGATTGCGGGATATGTAGCCAGAAGGATTGTTTTCTATTGCAATGAAGGGGATGAGGCGAAAGCAGGCCACGAGTTCGGCTTTATTAAATTTGGGTCGCGGATGGATGTTTTTCTTCCTCTGGATACTGAGATTATCTGTAAGATCGGCGACATTACAAAAGGAGGATTGGATGTAATTGCAAGAATGAAAGACTAATTAATTATTAAAAATACGGTAAGGCCGCTTCTGATGGAGCGGTCTTCTTTATTAATATCATTAAATTCATTAGCAGATTTGCATCAATATAATATTATAGTGGTTATTTTGATACTTATTTGATACTTTGTGGTATTTCGAGGGGGTTAATTTTGTATTTTTGATGAAATAATTTTAATATTCATGAAAAAATATTTACTTTCTTTAATAATTTTTACAGGACTTTGCAAAATTGCAGCTCAAACACCAATAGATGTATTTTCACAAATTGTATTTTACGATGGTTACGCTTCCAATATTGTTGTGCCGGTACCAACAAACACCATCAAGCTGGCTAATTTCAGATATGCAAAAAAATTAACAAATGTTGAATTGAATTCATTTGAAAACAAAATTCAGATGAACGTAACCATCGGAACACTTTGCGATAATTATGACAGAATCGGGGGTGTTCATCTGGCAATGGTCCCGAAAGGTCAGAATTCTTATACATTAAACGATACTTCTGTAAAGAGATTAGAAATTGCAAGGTATATTACTCCTTTCATGAACAAAAATCTTTCTCCAACAGAAGTCCCTTATTCTTTTCAGGTGGATAATCTTTATTCTATATTCAGCAATATGGCAATCCGCAATGCGTATGATATCTGGATTGAACTGGACGTTTTCGGGGTTCCTTATGCTGCCAATACTCAAGTTGCAGGATGTGCAGGAAGAAACGATGTATTTACCGGAACGCTTAACTTTATGACGTATACTGATCCTTCTGTTACAGAAACATTCAATACTCTGATTCCACTTTTAGATTCTAATGAACTCAATAATTATAATAATACAGATCAGGCAGGTCAAACCGTAAGGCTTATTAATTTTAATCTTACACAAAGTGCTACTGATGCTAAGTTCTTTATTGTTTCAACCCCTCACGGAGCGAATACCAACGGAGAAGAATATGTAAGAAGGCAAAACTTTATATCCCTGGACAATAGTCAGGTTTTGACCTTTACTCCCGGAGGAACCTCATGTGAGCCTTACCGGATGTATAATACCCAAGGAAACGGAATTTACGGGGCCAGCCCAAAGCCAGATTCATGGTGGACTTCCTGGAATAACTGGTGTCCGGGTGATGCTGTGCCTATCAGGAGCTTTACCGCAGGTTCTTTATCGGCAGGAAATCATACAATAAAATACGAAGTACCCACAGCTGTTTTTTATGGGCAGGATGGAAGAATCGTCCTTTCAATGTATATGCAGAGCAATAGCCAGCAATTATCTGTAAAGGATGTTTCTACGGTTGATGTCTCTGTCTTTCCGAATCCAACAGCGGATTTTGTGAATATCTGTTCAGATAAAAAGATAAATAGTATTGCTGTTTATTCTGCAGAAGCAAGAAAATTAAATGAGGTAAGAGATTCAAAAGTAGATCTTTCAGATTATCCTGCTGGAGTTTATATATTGGATATTACTCTTGAAGGCGGACTTCAGTTTAAGCATAAAATAATAAAAAAATAAAGATCAACTTCGATATATAAATTAAGTATTTAAAATATTATAAAAATCCCGATGTTCTAAAACGTTGGGATCTTTTTATTAATGGAAGTTCACTTTAATTATCATCAGTTCAAAATTTAAAAATGTACAGAAACCATTTTCTGAAAACAAGCTTAATGTAATTAATAAACCTTTTTAACCTTATCAATCAAACTTAAAATTAATTCAAGGGATAAATCTTCTGTCGGATCAATTAACAGTATTTTGAATTTCTTTCTGCCTTCCTGAAGAAGTTCCGGATGATCAATCCTGTCGCCGTGGTAAAAGCTGATATAATATTTCTTATGTTTTTTGCTGAAATTAAAATAACACAGCATTTTCTTCCTGTATTTGAAAAAAGGCAATCCGAAGCTGAACGTTTCGGTGATATTTTCCGTGTCGGATTTCAGGATTTTTTCGCGTAAAAAAAGAAGAGTACTTCTTGCAGGCTCTTCCAGTCTGTAGAAATACTCTTGTATGGGATTCATTATTGAAATTAAATTTAATCGAAGTTTTGCAGCTCCACCAGCTTGTTATACATTCCTTTCTTTGCGATAAGATCATGGTGTGTGCCTTGTTCTATAATCTTTCCTTTTTCCATCACTACAATCCAGTCGGCTTTCTGAATAGTTGAAAGACGGTGGGCAATGACAAGAGAAGTCCTGTTTTGCATCATTTTTTCCAGAGCATCCTGCACAAATCTTTCAGATTCTGTATCCAGCGCGGAAGTTGCTTCATCAAGAATCATAATCGGTGGATTTTTCAGTACCGCCCGGGCAATAGAAATCCTCTGTTTCTGTCCTCCTGAAAGTTTTCCTCCCGCTTCACCAATGCTGGTGTCGTATTGCTTGGGAAGATCCATGATAAAATCATGGGCATTGGCAATTTTTGCTGCCGCCTGAATTTCCTCTAGAGTAGCATCAGGCTTACCCAGAGAAATATTGTTGCGTATAGAATCGTTGAATAATATATTGTCCTGTGTTACAAGCCCGAATAATTTTCTGTAACTGGATAATTTTATATTGATGATGTTTTCTCCGTCGATAAGAACTTCACCTTCATTAACATCATAGAAACGGGTTATCAGATTTGCCAGTGTACTTTTTCCACTGCCGCTCTGTCCTACCAACGCTATCGTTTTACCTTTCGGAATGGATAATGAAAAATCCTTTAGGACTTCACGGTCTTCATATCCGAATGTAATATTTCTGAATTCTACATTTCTTTCAAAATCTTTAATTTCTTTAGCGTGATTCAGTTCTTTGATATGATAGTCCGCATCCAGAATTTCAAAAATTCTTTTGGCAGAAACTTCTCCTTTCTGAATATTGGAGATCGCTGAAGATAAAGCTTTCAAAGGTTGAAGAATCGTGTAAAATAAAGCAATGTAAGTAATGAATTCACTTCCGGATAAGCCTTTTCCCTGAATGGCAAGCCTTCCTCCGAAGTAAACGATCATCCCAATAGTAATAGCACCCAGAAGTTCACTCACCGGCGAAGCGAGCGCTTTCTTTTTAAAAAGTTTTAAGGAGAGTCTTCTTATATTATTGAGAACGTCATCAAATCTTTTCTTAATCTGTGGTGAAGCATCAAAGATTTTAATAATCTTCAGTCCTACCAGTGTCTCATCAACAAAAGAATACATTTTTCCCAATTCGTTTTGGGCTTCTCCGGTATCTTTTTTCAGGCTTTTTCCAATCATTGAAATTAGCGTCCCCATAATCGGGAAAACCACAAGTGTAAAAATAGTAAGCTCAAAATTAGAATACAAAAGATACCCCATGGTAATGATGATTACGATAGGAGAACGGATAAGGTCAATTAAACTGTTCAGAATATTGCCTTCTACTTCACTTACATCAGAAGTTATCCTGGCAAAGACATCGCCTTTTCTGGAATTTGTAAAAAACGATACCGGTAAATCTAAAATTTTATCATGCAGTTTTATTCTGAAATCTCTGGAAACTCCGGTTCGTGAAAATGTGAGGTAAAACTCCGATAGGTAACTGAAAATATTTCTCAGGAAAAACATGGTGATAAACAGAATACAAGTTATAAGAAGGATGTATTCCGGTCCTTTCTCAATCTGCACCTGCTGGATCTGGTAATTGAAGCTTTCTTTTAAAAATGTTCCTGCCTTTGAAATTCCTTCATAAGTAGGTTGTCTGTTAATCTTTTCTGTTTCTTTATCAAAAAGGATATTCAGCACCGGCATGAAGAAAAGCATGGCAATAATATTGAACAGTGCGTATAAAATATTAAAGAAAATTCCGGCTGCAATTGATTTTTTATAGGGAAGTATGTTATCTATCGCTCGTTTATAATAACTCATTAAATTTTAGATTAATTTACAAAAATAAGGAAATTTAAATGATAAGACGTTTTTAAAGACCTTTTACTTTCTCTAATATGTTTTGCTGGCTCTGGTTTTGTTACAAATATTTTATGAAAAATAAAAAACCACAGATTTCTCTGTGGCTTCTGAAAGATTAAAACCGTACAGAATTATTGTATTTCGGACTGAAATTGTCTGGGGATAATTTTTCAAGCGTTTTTCCCAAATTATTGATGATCTCAGTGAGGTTATCAAAATCTACAACACTGATATCGTCGCTTTCGTTGTGGTAATGGCTGGCTTTTGTCATATCCACAGTGGAAAAAGAATGGGCAATGATCTTCTTTTTCACAAAACTTACATTATCCGAACGGTAAAACAGCTGCTGTGCAGCGTAAGGATCCGGATTAATTTTGAGTCCGTTTGCTGCGTTTTCATTGAAAAGCTCATCCAGGTCAGAAAATTCATCACCGGTCATGAAAAGTGCATTTTTCCCGAATGCGGATTCTGTTGCCACCATTTCAAAATTGAAAAGAGCTGTCAGGTTATTATAAATTTTATCCAGATTTTTATCGTTTGAAATAGCTTTCGATCCCAGCATTCCTTTCTCTTCACCGTTAAAGGCCATAAAAACCAGGGAGAATTTCGGGTCTTTATTCTTAAAATAGTCTGCAATTCCTACAAGTGTTGTGATTCCGCTGGCATCATCATCGGCTCCGTTATAAATATTGTCTTTGGAATTATTACTGGTTCCGATGTGATCAAAGTGCCCGGAAAAGCCTAAATATTTATCTGTTTTACCTTTTTTAATCCCGCAAACATTATACACCGTTTTGCCTTTGTAGTTGAAAGGTACAAGGTAAGAATTTCCTGTGCAGTACTCCAGATTGTTTTCTTTAAAAAGCTTTGCAATATAATTGGCTGCATTTTCATTTTCCTGGGTTCCGATTTCGCGTCCTTTCATTTCGTCTGAAGCTAGCGTTGAAAGGACGGTCTGAATCCTTTCTTTAGAAACTTCCTGAGCGAACGAAAATGCTGAAAAAAGTGAAAAGGTAAGGTAAGTAAGTTTTTTCATGTATACAATTTATAGATAATCTGTCGCAATTTAAATAAAAATGTTGCACATCACTGTGCATTATTTGCATTGAAAAGCCGAAAAAATAAATCTGTGTACAAGGGACAATTAAATAAAAAAAACAGCTCCTGTAAAAGAAGCTGTTCTCACTCAAAAAATCGTTGTACGGTTATCGAAGTCTGTCTACAGATTTTACGAGCCTTTCATCTTTTTTGATATATAGGTTTGCAATAAACAAACATATAATCGCAATTAATGGAAATATTGGCTCAATACCCTTCTCAGGAAACTGAATTCCTCCGGATAAGTTGAGTAACCAGTAAATCAATACACCAACCAACAAAGCGTTTATAATGATGCTGATGTTATTCAGCAAAATTTGTCTTTTTCTGTTTTTATAACTGAATACACTTAATAATCCAGTCAAAACAAGGACTACACACGCTGTATCCAGCACAGGCAGACTCTCTGAAATGATTACATCCTGACCTGTAATGAACAGGAACACAGCGGCTAAAACTGCCAGGAATGTCCATATTGTCTGTATCCTTTGTATCATTATAATTAAATTGCTTGCAAAAATAGCATAAATTTTGCACAATTCAAAAATAAGTGTAGATTTGCATTATACAAATGTACTTGAAAACCAAAGTCACCGGACTTACTTTTCTTACTCACAATTAATTACATTTTTTACATTAAATATGTTTAACATTGAAACGTTAAGGTCAAAATCCGTAACGGAGCTGACTAAAATCTTAAAGGATTTGGGCGTTAAAGTTGCAAGAAATAGCACTGACAATGACAAAATCTTTGCAATTCTTGACTTTCAGGCATCGAATCCCAAAGTGGCAAAAGAATATTTCAACGCCACAGAAAGCAGTATAACTGCCGAAGAGAAAGCCACGGAAAAACCTGCTAAAGCTCCTGCCAGAAAAGCTGCTCCGAAAAAAACAGCAGCCAAGCCTAAAACAGAGGCTAAAGCCGAAGAAGCCCCAAAGGCTGAAGAAAAAACAGAAACAGAAGAGAAACCTTTACAGGAGCCTATCCAGGAAGAGGTAAAAGCAGAACCGGCAGAAATAACAGAAGATACTTCAGCACCGGCTGCAAAGAAAAAAAGGAAAAGAGTTTCCACAGCAAATGCACCTGTAACAGAAACACCACAGGAAAAACCGGAAGCCCATAAAAACACAGAATCTCCAGAACCTGCTCCGGCAGAAGAAAGGCCAAACAACCCTCAAACTCAGGCCAGATCCCAAAAAGGACAACACAACAACAATCCGCACAATAACGGAAATCAGAATAAAAACCAAAACCAGAACCATAATCAAAACCATAATCAGAATAAGCAACAGCAGCAACAGCAGCAACATTCTGAAAGAAATGATGAACACCCGGAACAAAAAAAGGAGTTCAGTTTCGATGGTATGGTAAGTATTGAAGGGGTACTGGAAATTTTACCGGATAATTACGGCTTCCTTCGTTCATCAGATTTTAGCTATATTTCTTCGCCGGATGATGTGTATGTTTCTACTGCCCAGATCAGGAATTTCGGATTAAAAACAGGGGATACCGTAAAAGGCATCGTAAGATTACCGAAAGAAGGCGAAAAATATTTTTCTTTATTAAGACCAACGGAAGTTAACGGACGTGATTTGGCGTTCATTAAAGACCGTGTTGCTTTTGAATATTTAACTCCGCTTTTCCCGGAAGAAAAATTTAATCTGGCAGGAAAAGGATCTACAATTTCTACAAGAGTTGTCGATTTGTTTGCGCCTATCGGGAAAGGACAAAGAGCCATGATTGTTGCCCAGCCGAAGACCGGTAAAACAATGCTTCTGAAAGATATCGCCAACTCTATTGCGGCAAACCATCCTGAAGTTTACATGATGGTACTTCTTATTGACGAAAGGCCTGAAGAGGTAACCGATATGGAAAGAAGTGTCAATGCGGAAGTTATTGCTTCAACCTTTGATGAAGCGGCAGAAAAGCACGTGAAAGTAGCCAACCTTGTTCTGGCAAAAGCTCAGAGAATGGTAGAATGTGGTCATGATGTTGTGATTCTGTTAGACTCCATTACAAGATTGGCAAGAGCATACAATACGGTAACACCGGCTTCAGGAAAAGTACTTTCCGGAGGGGTGGATGCCAATGCGCTGCACAGACCGAAAAGATTTTTCGGAGCGGCAAGAAAAATTGAAGGCGGAGGATCTTTAACGATTATTGCAACGGCACTTATTGATACAGGGTCTAAAATGGATGAAGTGATCTTTGAAGAATTCAAAGGGACAGGAAATATGGAACTTCAGCTGGACAGAAAAATTGCCAACAGAAGAATTTATCCTGCTATTGATCTTGTAGCATCAAGCACCCGTAGAGATGATTTACTTCTTGATGAGGTAACCTCGCAGAGAATGTGGATTTTAAGAAAGTATCTTTCTGAAATGAATCCTATAGAAGCGATGGAATTTGTTGATAAAAATATCAAAGGAACTCTTAATAATGAAGAATTCCTGATGTCCATGAATAAATAATAAATTAATTTATTTTGTTAAATAGAAGCACGGATCACTTGATTCGTGCTTTTTTGTTTTTAGTCATTTTATTAAACTCTAACTTCTTTCTTCTAACTTTTTACTATTGCAATTCATTCTAAATCAATATATCAATGTTAAAGATTTATTAAAGTAATGCCTGTTTTTTGAATGTAGGCTTATTTATGGTTAAATTTGGGTTAATAACATTAAAAATAAAATTATGTCATTTGAATTACCAAAACTAGGATATGCTTACGACGCATTGGAGCCGACAATTGATGCAAAAACAATGGAAATCCACCATACCAAGCATCATCAGGCATATATCGATAATCTGAATAATGCAATTAAAGGAACTGATCTTGAAGGAAAATCAATCGAAGAAATCTGCCAGACAGGAACTGATAAGCCGGCTGTAAGAAATAACGGAGGAGGACATTTCAATCATACTTTATTCTGGGAAATTTTAACTCCGGGAGGAAGCAAAGAACCGGTAGGAAATGTAAAAGCTGCTATTGAAACATATGGCGGTTTTGAGAAATTCAAAACTGATTTCTCTGATGCTGCTAAAACAAGATTCGGTTCAGGATGGGCTTGGTTAGTAAAAAATGCTGACGGTTCTGTTTCTGTAACCTCAACCCCAAACCAGGATAACCCTTTAATGCCTGTTGCGGATGTAAAAGGAACTCCGGTGTTAGGTCTTGATGTTTGGGAGCATGCTTATTACTTAAACTATCAGAACAGAAGGCCAGACTATGTAGCTGCGTTTTTCGATGTAGTAAACTGGGATAAAGTGGAGGAATTATTCAACAAATAATTAAAACTATTCATAAAAAAGAAAGGTTCAGAACAATTCTGAACCTTTTTTAATATCTAGTAGTATCACTTCCCGAGAGTCCGCTCATCCTCAATCCATATTTCCAATTAACATATGCAAAAACCTGATATAATTTATATTCAAATTTTATCCCGTAATTTTCTTTAGGATCATAATCTATAGAAGATTCTATAATATTTCTGTATCGGCCTGAAAAATAATAAGAATTCCATTCGTTTACTAAAATTGTATTCTTCGTTTTGAGGTAAGATTCAGAATATTGACTGATAGGTTTTGCAACGGCACTCATGAAATAATCAAACTGGGTGTCAATTACTGTGAGATCCCATTCGCCATCATCGTTTTTAGATGGTTTCATTTCGGATTTCTCTTTGTCTTTTTTAGACTTATCCTGAGCCAGACAATTGAATGGTAAAAGAATAATGATTATTAGGAATACTAAATTTTTCATACAGATAAAGGTACATAAAAAAAGCACTCGAAATGAGTGCTATAGGTTTATGGTTCTTTCTGGAGAACTACAAATGCCGGAAAGTGGTCACTGTATCCTCCTGTAAACTGATCGCCATTCCAGGACCTGAAGGGATATCCTTTATAGTTTCCTTCTTTGTTCACCAGATAAGGAGGCGCGAAAATTTCTGCCTTATACACCGAATATTCTTTTGTCACCTGATCTGAGATTACATTTTTAGAAACAATAATCTGGTCAAATAAATTGGGAGCATCCTGATAA comes from the Chryseobacterium nepalense genome and includes:
- a CDS encoding phosphatidate cytidylyltransferase, which produces MDKNLIQRTLSGIVYVAIIILCTTPFGAKLINNISPDLIKQEYLYYGLITFLLGASSWECFKILKFGNGYERWVVLPLIIFIFYIFSKRYFSFDFYFDFRFSEILALLLIVIAVVTLFKYPNELYYDSGKLIFAVIYVALPFSFALGLPKFSRFDDRFTLEVFFLFVLIWSSDTFAYLTGKFFGKHKMAPKISPKKTWEGYIGGVVLTLVLSYFIEYYHSDLRGNWMVVGFLVAAFAPVGDLVESQLKRNFGVKDSGNIIPGHGGVLDRLDSFLICVPVVYLYFILEKFI
- a CDS encoding phosphatidylserine decarboxylase family protein, with product MKLHRESKGTITVASLLFIILSALAIYFLEMWSLVIILPLLVIYSLVFWFFRVPNRDILDHRENVIAPVDGKVVMIKEVEEDEFIKGKAIQVSIFMSPLNVHICRYPVSGKVIYKKYHPGKYLVAWHEKSSTENERTTVAVESLTNHQVVFRQIAGYVARRIVFYCNEGDEAKAGHEFGFIKFGSRMDVFLPLDTEIICKIGDITKGGLDVIARMKD
- a CDS encoding peptide-N-glycosidase F-related protein produces the protein MKKYLLSLIIFTGLCKIAAQTPIDVFSQIVFYDGYASNIVVPVPTNTIKLANFRYAKKLTNVELNSFENKIQMNVTIGTLCDNYDRIGGVHLAMVPKGQNSYTLNDTSVKRLEIARYITPFMNKNLSPTEVPYSFQVDNLYSIFSNMAIRNAYDIWIELDVFGVPYAANTQVAGCAGRNDVFTGTLNFMTYTDPSVTETFNTLIPLLDSNELNNYNNTDQAGQTVRLINFNLTQSATDAKFFIVSTPHGANTNGEEYVRRQNFISLDNSQVLTFTPGGTSCEPYRMYNTQGNGIYGASPKPDSWWTSWNNWCPGDAVPIRSFTAGSLSAGNHTIKYEVPTAVFYGQDGRIVLSMYMQSNSQQLSVKDVSTVDVSVFPNPTADFVNICSDKKINSIAVYSAEARKLNEVRDSKVDLSDYPAGVYILDITLEGGLQFKHKIIKK
- a CDS encoding DUF1801 domain-containing protein; translation: MNPIQEYFYRLEEPARSTLLFLREKILKSDTENITETFSFGLPFFKYRKKMLCYFNFSKKHKKYYISFYHGDRIDHPELLQEGRKKFKILLIDPTEDLSLELILSLIDKVKKVY
- a CDS encoding ABC transporter ATP-binding protein, encoding MSYYKRAIDNILPYKKSIAAGIFFNILYALFNIIAMLFFMPVLNILFDKETEKINRQPTYEGISKAGTFLKESFNYQIQQVQIEKGPEYILLITCILFITMFFLRNIFSYLSEFYLTFSRTGVSRDFRIKLHDKILDLPVSFFTNSRKGDVFARITSDVSEVEGNILNSLIDLIRSPIVIIITMGYLLYSNFELTIFTLVVFPIMGTLISMIGKSLKKDTGEAQNELGKMYSFVDETLVGLKIIKIFDASPQIKKRFDDVLNNIRRLSLKLFKKKALASPVSELLGAITIGMIVYFGGRLAIQGKGLSGSEFITYIALFYTILQPLKALSSAISNIQKGEVSAKRIFEILDADYHIKELNHAKEIKDFERNVEFRNITFGYEDREVLKDFSLSIPKGKTIALVGQSGSGKSTLANLITRFYDVNEGEVLIDGENIINIKLSSYRKLFGLVTQDNILFNDSIRNNISLGKPDATLEEIQAAAKIANAHDFIMDLPKQYDTSIGEAGGKLSGGQKQRISIARAVLKNPPIMILDEATSALDTESERFVQDALEKMMQNRTSLVIAHRLSTIQKADWIVVMEKGKIIEQGTHHDLIAKKGMYNKLVELQNFD
- a CDS encoding M28 family peptidase; amino-acid sequence: MKKLTYLTFSLFSAFSFAQEVSKERIQTVLSTLASDEMKGREIGTQENENAANYIAKLFKENNLEYCTGNSYLVPFNYKGKTVYNVCGIKKGKTDKYLGFSGHFDHIGTSNNSKDNIYNGADDDASGITTLVGIADYFKNKDPKFSLVFMAFNGEEKGMLGSKAISNDKNLDKIYNNLTALFNFEMVATESAFGKNALFMTGDEFSDLDELFNENAANGLKINPDPYAAQQLFYRSDNVSFVKKKIIAHSFSTVDMTKASHYHNESDDISVVDFDNLTEIINNLGKTLEKLSPDNFSPKYNNSVRF
- a CDS encoding DUF4293 family protein; translation: MIQRIQTIWTFLAVLAAVFLFITGQDVIISESLPVLDTACVVLVLTGLLSVFSYKNRKRQILLNNISIIINALLVGVLIYWLLNLSGGIQFPEKGIEPIFPLIAIICLFIANLYIKKDERLVKSVDRLR
- the rho gene encoding transcription termination factor Rho, which produces MFNIETLRSKSVTELTKILKDLGVKVARNSTDNDKIFAILDFQASNPKVAKEYFNATESSITAEEKATEKPAKAPARKAAPKKTAAKPKTEAKAEEAPKAEEKTETEEKPLQEPIQEEVKAEPAEITEDTSAPAAKKKRKRVSTANAPVTETPQEKPEAHKNTESPEPAPAEERPNNPQTQARSQKGQHNNNPHNNGNQNKNQNQNHNQNHNQNKQQQQQQQHSERNDEHPEQKKEFSFDGMVSIEGVLEILPDNYGFLRSSDFSYISSPDDVYVSTAQIRNFGLKTGDTVKGIVRLPKEGEKYFSLLRPTEVNGRDLAFIKDRVAFEYLTPLFPEEKFNLAGKGSTISTRVVDLFAPIGKGQRAMIVAQPKTGKTMLLKDIANSIAANHPEVYMMVLLIDERPEEVTDMERSVNAEVIASTFDEAAEKHVKVANLVLAKAQRMVECGHDVVILLDSITRLARAYNTVTPASGKVLSGGVDANALHRPKRFFGAARKIEGGGSLTIIATALIDTGSKMDEVIFEEFKGTGNMELQLDRKIANRRIYPAIDLVASSTRRDDLLLDEVTSQRMWILRKYLSEMNPIEAMEFVDKNIKGTLNNEEFLMSMNK
- a CDS encoding superoxide dismutase translates to MSFELPKLGYAYDALEPTIDAKTMEIHHTKHHQAYIDNLNNAIKGTDLEGKSIEEICQTGTDKPAVRNNGGGHFNHTLFWEILTPGGSKEPVGNVKAAIETYGGFEKFKTDFSDAAKTRFGSGWAWLVKNADGSVSVTSTPNQDNPLMPVADVKGTPVLGLDVWEHAYYLNYQNRRPDYVAAFFDVVNWDKVEELFNK
- a CDS encoding DUF6146 family protein; protein product: MKNLVFLIIIILLPFNCLAQDKSKKDKEKSEMKPSKNDDGEWDLTVIDTQFDYFMSAVAKPISQYSESYLKTKNTILVNEWNSYYFSGRYRNIIESSIDYDPKENYGIKFEYKLYQVFAYVNWKYGLRMSGLSGSDTTRY